CTCAGAGGACCTCAGCCCCAAGTATGGTAGGTAGTATCTTAGAACCGGGAGCTGAGGGGCCTTGGCCTGCGCactctgagccccgcccccctctcttctctcctggtGACCCTCAGCCTCCCTCTAGCTTGAGGCAGGCGGGAGGACTTGAGAGCGAGCAAGGGGACTTTCCTCTCGTGAAGGAGCATGGGTCACTCTCCTGCTTGCCGGCCTCCCCTCTGGCACTCACTGTCTCCTGATCTCTCCTTTGGCAAGTCTGTTTCCGCTCGGTCATTATCTCCTTCTATTCGTCTCTAGTCTGGGCCCTGGCCTTCTAGCTCAGTCACCTTTGGCCAAGTCTTTGACCTCCCCAActgctgccaccccctccccagttccccctgcctctctctactGTCTCcatctgttttcctttctgatattgTACCTGAGACAACCTGACTCTGCAGTTATTCACTCACTAAGAGCATCCTGTGCACCCACCAGGACCTGTGCTAGGGCGCTGGAGATCAGAGGTCCGAAAACCTAGACTCTGCCCTGTGGGGGCCCAAAGATCCCCTGGGGAGGGCAGACCAGGCGGCTGGGCAGGCCATTACAATACCAATACCGGATGATAAGAGCCATTGTTGTCTTCTAACTCagaattcctctctctctctgttccagaCCAGTGCCTCTGAATCACTTGGAggacttgttaaaaatgcaggtttCTAGCCCCCAACTCCGAGGTTTCTGGCTCATTCATTCAAtccacacatatttattgagccctgTCCTTGTACAAGACAGTTTTCCAGGCACTAAGGATGCGGTGGAAGAAAGTATGCAAAGGTTTCTTGTGTTCTAGTAGGTCTGAGCTGAGCCCgggaatgtgcatttctaaccagAACTCCTGACACTGGTGGCCCTTGGACCACCCATTGAGGGACAGTTGGAGGCCTTTCCTAAGTCAAGCTGcgttgtgtgtgtgagagagtgagtgtgtggggagggggcaagtGTGGTCCCTGCTGTATTTGATGCCATGGAGGGCAGTCTGCCCCGGTCCTTCCCACCTGTACTGGCTCCCTGAGGCAGGTCCCAAGACACAGGGGTGTCCTGAGGAGGCTGAAGATTGGGCGGTATGTAGAGGGGGCTCCTTTCCACTTCTGGGGCAAAAAAAGGTGGGGAGCACCCACCATCCACTCCCTCACTGACAGCCTTTTCAGCGTTGGACTGAGGTCCGAGGGCAGTCGCCCTCTCTGTGCATCTTTAGGGAGGTTACTGTTCCCAGTCTCCATCTCTGCCTCCGTGGCTGCGCCGTGGGCCTGGATCTCTGTTCCTCGCCTCTGCCCCAGCTTCTTCGCAGCAGCGGTCCACCTAACGTTCACCTGGCACAGGTGCTGTGCCAGGCCCCGGCTGGGCACCAGAGAGCTGTGTGGCAGCTCCAGTGCAAAGGCAGGGCATGGAGAGAGGCCTTCTCACGTTTGAGCCAGGTGGCTGTAGGTGActccttcacctctctgaacctgtaGATCTGTTGCCTCATCCGTTCCTTGCACTCTGGCTCTCAAGAGTTGTCAGTCTGAAGACCTCAGGCCTTGCTGAGATGTTCCCTCTCCAGAGGGCACgggagaggtgggcagagacCCTTGGGGAGGAGCATCCCTGGCCTGTGTGCCCCACGTGTGCCCTGCCACAACCCCCTCAGCCCACACCCACCTTGTGCCTGCAGGCTGCTTCGAGGAGACGCCGTGGTGGAGCTGGGCCTCAACGACTACCTGGACATCTTCTGCCCACACTATGAGGGTCCAGGGCCCCCCAAGGGCCCTGAGACGTTTGCTTTATACATGGTGGACTGGTCGGGCTATGAGGCCTGCCAGGCACAGGGGGCAGGTGCCTTCAAGCGCTGGGAGTGCTCCCTCCCCTTTGCTCCCTTTGGCCCTGTTAAATTCTCAGAGAAGATTCAGCGTTTCACACCCTTCTCCCTTGGCTTCGAGTTTTTACCTGGAGAGACCTACTACTACATCTGTGAGTGAGGAAGGGCACACTGGTCGCCTCTTGGGGGAGGCAAGGACAGGAATGGGGTGCCTGGCTTTGCCACCAGTCCAGGTAGAGAGCCTGAGgtgaggggggagggtgggactgGGAACGAAGGCCAgacctgggagcagggaggggctgcggaCCGAGAGAGGGGTTGTAGGGGCCCTGAGTCCAAGACTGGAGAAGGGGGAACCTAGAGTGAGTCTATGCAGCGGAGGGAGAGGACCTGGGAAAGGCGGTGAAGGGCATGGGGAGGGGCCACAGATGGGCCCTGGCACGTGGTTGGggcccagaaagaagaaaaagttttccAAGGACTTGGAGAGAAGAGAAGCTGGGAGGGTCTGAAACAGAACCTGCAAACTAGCCCGTGCTAACTTTTTCCTCCCACCACGCAGCGGTGCCAACTCCCGGGAGTCCTGGCCAGTGCTTGAGGCTCCAGGTGTCTGTCTGCTGCAAGGAGAGCAGTAAGTGGGGTGGGGAACAGGGGGCAACCCTTCTGGCTAGGGGTCCTtcttggggtggagggaaggtgtGGGAGAATCTGGGAGCATCAGACTCagaggggtccaggcagggtTATAAGCTATGGCCTCTTTTCTCCCCATTGAGCCTGTGGGAGCTTCACACTGAAGCCTGTCGTGCTGGGCCAACAGAACAGCGTCTCCAGGGTCAAGGCCCTTGATGGCTTTTGCTGAACTGGTGGTGTGTATTGGCAATTGGGGGGGAACTTAGAAGTTGGGGCTTACAGGAGACTCAGTGGTAGATTACAGGAAGAGAGTGGCTGATTTGAGAGACCCTAGAGAATAGGCTGGAACAGCTAATGGGCAGAGCGAACGGAGGCTGCTGGGATGGAGGACACATTGGTGCTACCCCTCCTCCTCACAGAGTCTGAGTCAGCCCATCCTGTTGGGAGCCCTGGAGAGAGTGGCACTTCAGGGTGGCAAGGCGggggcacccccagccccctctgtctcttgctgctgctgctgcttcccatTCTTCGTCTTCTGCGAGTTCTCTGAGCCAAGTGGACCCTTCCTGCCACCCCAGGAACCAGAGCCCTCCCAAGACACCCTGGAGGAGGAGCCCCACCTGAGCTGGGAGTGCCAAGCCAGACAGACAAGATGGAGGAGTGATGGGGGAAGTCAGAGGGTCTGAGGCGACCCTTGCGGGTGCTGGCCCCCTCATCCCAGGCTGAAGAGGAATTACAGGGGAGCTGCGGACAGCCCTGGACATCTAAAGCCAAGGCAAGATATACGCAGAATCTCCAACAGCTGCTTTGATGGCCTTATTGCATCTCCCAGGAAGACTGGAATTTGTTGGGACTGAATCCTTGAGCCTGCTGGGGGCCAAGGCCAAAACCTGGGACAGGTGGATTGCAGGACCAGGTAAAGGAAGCAGCCCAGGCCTGCCATCTGTGCCCAGTGCCCTGTGGGCCCCTTCCCTGGGGCGGCACTTTTCCCTCCCAGGGGGTCACTCACTTGTCTTCTGTGAAGACAGAGACTTGCCATGAGGCTGAGTTTCATATCAGTTTGTATTTTTATAAGTGTCTGGACCAAACCTTCAATAAACCACCCATCTTTTTGTTGCTCTCCTGGACCTCTGGCTCCTCCCCTGACACCAGGACTCCCTGTGGCCTCTGCTCTCAGCTGGACTTGGCCTGACCTCCACGCTAGCTGTGCCCAGGCCATCCGTGCCAGGCCTCCGTGGGCGCCCCTCTGGGCAGTGCGGGGTGGGTGCCAGCAGCAGCTGTGGAGCTTGgcaccttctcccacctccctagcTGGCTTCCTGTGCTGAGGAGGGGGCGGATGCTCCTGACGGCCCACCCATCTGGGGCACTGCCCAAACTGTGGTAGCGCAGGCAAAGCTACTAGAAAGACAGCGCCTGGGTTTCAGGGTGTCTGGGTCCCTGAGAGCTGggtgtctctccccctcccaaggGCAGTCTGGGCGGTGCCTGGCCTAGAACCGGGAAGGTGGGGTCAGAtcaaagcctccatccccagcggcctctttgttctttgcttttacaagagggtgggagtgggggaaggagggagggccccCTTTGCTCTCAGCTCCGCACTGTCTCTCCCACCTGTGGCAGAAGTGGCTATggtcccccccaaccccaagcCCAAATGGGCCTTCCTTCTGAATGATGTCCCGGATGGAGCTGGAGGATAGGGCTCCCCTTCCCCCGAAGCTGTGCTCTACCGCCCCGGGGGCCCGCAGCCTCCACAGGCACAGCGCCGGCCTGCCTGGCACTGCGCCCGCGATCGATAGGTGGATGTTGTGCTGATTAGCTCCGCGGCTGCGGCAGCGAGAGGCGGCGTGTGAACAcgcggtggggcgggggagggggtgggggggcggcggcTGGAGACTGACAGACTGAAATGCTGGGGATTTCTAagctctcccccaaccccttgtGCGCCTAAGTCAAAGCCAGGTCCCTCTCGGTAAATTCCATTGCTCTGGCTGAGGCCTGGGATGGAGGACAGCGGCGCGGGCGGAGCAGACACAAGTCAACTCCTCCCCCATGTGAGGCCACTTTCAGAAAATGTCAAATCCGTAGGTATGCATGTGTCAGGGCCCTCACCCCAAACGGTCTTTAATGGGTGGAGGGTAGTGACTGGAGTGCGGAGGGCGTGGAATCTGAGCTGAAGAACGAGATATGGGCTTGGTCTTCTGGTCCTGGGTTCGGGTTCTATCTCGACTGCCATCCAGGACGTATGTCCATGGAATCCGACTGCGCTGTTACCTCCACCGGTCTCCAGCGGAACCATAggcggggcaggctgggggcaACTGGCTAGTAGCCCCTGCCCCTCACTGAGAACTGTAGGAGGTCTCGCTGCGGGCAGCTGGCTCAGACACACCCTCTTGGCTGACCAAGCCAAGCGAGGGAGCTCCGGAGTCCGGCAGGCGCGCCGATCTGCCGAGATAAGAACGCCGGTGCGAAAGAGACCCAGGCCCAGTGGGCTTTGCCCGCACTCCTACAAAAGCCCTCCCTCTGGGTCTCATATTTGACACAGACGGACAGACACCCTCGCGGCCCGCTCAGCTCCTTGCGAGTGCTAGGGCGAACACCTAAGCAGCCGCCGCACTTGTAcggggcggggacgggggcggggggcggtcgCAAACTCAGGCCAGTAGGCCGCAGGCCTTAAGCCCAGCCAGCCTACCCTCGCTTTCCTCTCAGCCTCTGCCCTGGTTCAGTCTCGGGGCTTGTCCCCATGGAAAGCGAGAGCCAAGTctgctcctggggcaggggcgggctgAAGGTGCTGGGAGGTCTTCCGGTGCAAGGCCCTACCTATCCATGAGAAACCCTCCGGGCGTATTCCGGGGCACCGTTCCAGGAGGCTTGGGCAGGTCTGCAAGTTTTGGGGCGTCACCGATCTCCCCTAAACTCAGCGGCGCTAGGCAGCCGAGGGTGGGGCCCTCAATTTGCTGGGCATGCCCTTGTCTCCCAAACAGATGCAAAAACTCCCCTCATCTTTGCCTCATTCTATCTGTGTGTTCCGAGAGCCTGAGAGCCCGAGTCTCTGCTACCGGATCCTGCTCCACACTTTCCGGGATTGCaaatctccctccttccctaggAGGCTAAACCCTGAAGTTTTAGCCTTATTGGGACCCgtcccttttttcttctcctttataaattccttccttcctttccttattcattcattcagcaaattgTGAGCTCCCAGCACGCCCTTCTTTCTGTGGGCCACCTGGGGCTGTGGTGGTTtcggaggggaggggggatccCCAGCTGTGATGCAGCTGGAGAAGGGCACTCTGGCGTCCAAATAGCCAATAGAATTCGGGGGCCTGGGGCAT
This portion of the Phyllostomus discolor isolate MPI-MPIP mPhyDis1 chromosome 14, mPhyDis1.pri.v3, whole genome shotgun sequence genome encodes:
- the EFNA4 gene encoding ephrin-A4 isoform X2, yielding MRLLPLLRTVLWVALLGSPLQGGSGLRHDFYWNSSNPRLLRGDAVVELGLNDYLDIFCPHYEGPGPPKGPETFALYMVDWSGYEACQAQGAGAFKRWECSLPFAPFGPVKFSEKIQRFTPFSLGFEFLPGETYYYISVPTPGSPGQCLRLQVSVCCKESRTRALPRHPGGGAPPELGVPSQTDKMEE
- the EFNA4 gene encoding ephrin-A4 isoform X1 codes for the protein MRLLPLLRTVLWVALLGSPLQGGSGLRHDFYWNSSNPRLLRGDAVVELGLNDYLDIFCPHYEGPGPPKGPETFALYMVDWSGYEACQAQGAGAFKRWECSLPFAPFGPVKFSEKIQRFTPFSLGFEFLPGETYYYISVPTPGSPGQCLRLQVSVCCKESKSESAHPVGSPGESGTSGWQGGGTPSPLCLLLLLLLPILRLLRVL
- the EFNA4 gene encoding ephrin-A4 isoform X3 codes for the protein MRLLPLLRTVLWVALLGSPLQGGSGLRHDFYWNSSNPRLLRGDAVVELGLNDYLDIFCPHYEGPGPPKGPETFALYMVDWSGYEACQAQGAGAFKRWECSLPFAPFGPVKFSEKIQRFTPFSLGFEFLPGETYYYISVPTPGSPGQCLRLQVSVCCKESTCGSFTLKPVVLGQQNSVSRVKALDGFC